In Zhaonella formicivorans, one DNA window encodes the following:
- a CDS encoding ornithine cyclodeaminase family protein, which translates to MMNEAIIMTQADVKKYVSIKDIIDIVEQTYVWYAQNEIIMPSKITLNMHELGLPNWINSMPSYVRPLDTLGIKWAGGFIGNKKLGLPYIMAEILLNDPLTGQLRALVDGNWITDIRTGAQTAVAAKYLAVNPEVLAIIGAGVQGISTALCMLETFELKEIRVADISADACEKFAREIGQKTSVPVKVCKTNEEAVKDADVIVTVTTADEALVKAEWVKPGAFVSSKGSYQELDENLIFKADKLYVDHLEQNLHRGEFLKYFLEGRLKKEDIVGEIGEVICGKVIGRKDKDERIVASLIGMGCLDIAIAAVVYRKMTSIVVPDYKKFKLA; encoded by the coding sequence ATGATGAACGAAGCTATTATCATGACCCAAGCAGATGTAAAAAAATACGTCTCTATCAAAGATATTATCGATATAGTTGAGCAGACGTATGTTTGGTATGCACAAAACGAGATTATCATGCCTTCAAAGATTACCCTAAATATGCATGAACTCGGTTTACCGAACTGGATCAATTCAATGCCATCCTACGTACGGCCGCTTGATACACTTGGAATTAAATGGGCGGGTGGTTTTATAGGCAATAAAAAATTGGGACTGCCATATATCATGGCAGAAATTCTGTTGAACGATCCATTGACAGGGCAACTAAGGGCTTTGGTTGACGGTAACTGGATAACAGACATTAGAACGGGTGCCCAAACAGCTGTAGCCGCTAAATATCTGGCGGTAAACCCTGAAGTACTTGCTATTATAGGGGCTGGAGTGCAGGGTATTTCCACTGCCTTATGCATGTTGGAGACTTTTGAATTAAAAGAGATAAGGGTCGCCGATATAAGTGCGGATGCTTGTGAAAAATTTGCCAGAGAGATCGGGCAAAAAACTTCTGTTCCCGTTAAAGTATGTAAAACTAATGAAGAAGCGGTTAAGGATGCTGACGTTATAGTTACAGTAACCACTGCCGATGAGGCTTTAGTTAAAGCAGAATGGGTTAAGCCAGGTGCGTTTGTTTCATCTAAAGGCTCTTACCAAGAGCTGGATGAAAACCTAATTTTCAAGGCCGATAAATTGTACGTAGACCATTTGGAACAAAATTTGCACCGCGGCGAATTTCTAAAATATTTCCTGGAAGGGAGGTTGAAAAAAGAGGACATAGTGGGTGAAATTGGAGAAGTAATTTGTGGGAAAGTAATTGGAAGGAAAGACAAAGACGAGCGTATAGTAGCTAGCCTCATCGGGATGGGTTGCTTGGATATTGCCATAGCAGCTGTAGTCTACCGAAAAATGACGAGCATAGTTGTTCCTGATTACAAAAAATTTAAGTTAGCGTAA
- the grdB gene encoding glycine reductase complex selenoprotein B: MAKIKFIHYINQFFGQIGGEDKADQAPLIKEGVVGPGMALQKLLGEDAEIVATVICGDTFFAEHTEKAIEDIVEMIKNYEPQGLIAGPAFNAGRYGIACGAICHAVQERLKIPAITAMYPENPGVELYHKQVYILKTGNSAVAMRDILPKLSTFALRIVKGEPIGFPEEEGYIPQGIRVNVWAEKTGAVRGVDMLLKKLKGEPFITELPMPVFDRVSPAPAIENMQEAVIALVTSGGIVPKGNPDRIESANASKFGRYSIEGIDDLVAGEFETIHGGYDPVYALEDPDRVLPLDAMRILEKEGKIGKLYDFYYATVGNTTAVSSANRFGDEIGKELLANGVHGVILTSTUGTDTRCGATMVKAIEKVGLPAVHVCTIVPISQTVGANRILPSVAIPHPTGNPALSFEDELELRKKMMLKALQALGTSINQQTVF, translated from the coding sequence ATGGCAAAAATAAAATTTATACATTATATTAATCAATTTTTTGGCCAAATTGGAGGGGAGGATAAAGCAGATCAAGCGCCATTAATAAAAGAGGGCGTAGTTGGACCAGGAATGGCTTTGCAAAAACTTTTGGGTGAAGATGCAGAAATAGTAGCAACTGTAATTTGCGGTGATACATTTTTCGCCGAACACACGGAAAAGGCAATAGAAGATATAGTTGAAATGATTAAAAATTATGAACCCCAAGGTTTAATAGCTGGACCTGCCTTCAACGCTGGAAGATATGGTATAGCTTGTGGTGCAATTTGCCATGCAGTGCAAGAAAGATTGAAAATTCCTGCTATAACTGCTATGTACCCTGAAAATCCTGGGGTGGAGCTGTACCATAAACAAGTATATATCCTAAAAACTGGCAATTCGGCAGTTGCCATGCGGGACATACTTCCTAAATTAAGCACCTTTGCTTTAAGAATTGTTAAAGGTGAACCGATAGGTTTTCCTGAAGAAGAAGGTTATATACCCCAAGGAATTAGGGTTAATGTATGGGCAGAAAAGACAGGAGCAGTGCGTGGAGTTGATATGCTCTTAAAGAAATTAAAAGGCGAACCATTTATAACCGAGTTGCCTATGCCTGTATTTGATCGGGTAAGTCCCGCTCCTGCAATCGAAAATATGCAGGAGGCGGTAATTGCTTTAGTAACGTCCGGAGGAATTGTACCTAAAGGTAATCCGGACCGGATTGAATCCGCAAACGCGTCTAAATTTGGCAGATACTCTATCGAAGGTATTGATGATTTAGTTGCAGGAGAATTTGAAACAATTCATGGTGGATATGATCCAGTTTACGCTCTAGAGGACCCGGATAGAGTCCTTCCGTTGGATGCCATGCGAATTCTTGAAAAAGAAGGCAAAATAGGTAAATTGTACGACTTCTATTATGCAACAGTAGGCAATACAACAGCAGTTTCATCTGCAAACCGTTTCGGTGATGAAATTGGGAAAGAACTTTTAGCTAATGGGGTACATGGGGTGATACTAACCTCTACCTGAGGGACTGATACCCGTTGCGGTGCAACGATGGTCAAAGCTATTGAAAAAGTGGGACTGCCGGCAGTGCATGTCTGCACAATAGTTCCCATTTCGCAAACAGTCGGGGCTAACCGCATTTTACCGTCTGTTGCTATTCCCCATCCAACAGGTAACCCTGCTTTGAGTTTTGAAGATGAACTTGAATTACGTAAAAAAATGATGTTAAAAGCTTTACAGGCTTTAGGCACTTCTATTAATCAACAAACTGTATTTTAG